DNA from Ignavibacteriales bacterium:
ATAAAGGAAATAGTATTTAACATTAACTAATTTTATAACAACCTTTTAGGAGACAAAAAATGCGTGATAACAAATTCACTCTTCATGTTAAAGAGATGCCCGATCACTGGTATAATATTTTACCAGATCTACCAGTACCACTGGCACCACCAATTCATCCGGGAACTAAACAACCGATAAACCCGGAAGATCTTTCGGCAATTTTTCCAATGGAATTAATTAAACAAGAAATGAGTCCGGAAAGATTTATTGAAATTCCCGATGAAGTTTTAGATATTTATTCACTTAGTCGACCTACTCCCGTAATCCGTGCATACAGGCTGGAAAAGTATCTTGACACACCTGCAAAAATCTATTTCAAATACGAAGGAGCAAATTCCTCTGGCAGTCATAAACTCAATACTTCAATTGCACAGGCTTATTACAATAAAAAAGCAGGGATTAAAAAATTAGTAACTGAAACCGGGGCTGGGCAATGGGGCAGCGCTCTTTCGATGGCTTGTAATCATTTCGATTTGGGATGCCAGGTGTTTATGGTTAAAGTAAGTTTTCAACAAAAACCTTACAGAAAATCATTGATGCAGCTTTATGGTGCAGAAGTAATTCCAAGCCCTTCTGTATTAACAAATGCAGGAAGAAATGTATTAGCGCAATTTCCGGATTCACCAGGTTCGCTTGGAATTGCAATAAGCGAGGCAGTTGAAATAGCTGGACAGAGAGAGGATACAAATTATTCACTTGGAAGCGTTCTTAATCATGTTCTCTTACATCAAACGATAATTGGTGAGGAAGCAAAATTACAGATGGAAATGGCAGATGATTATCCTGATGTTGTAATTGGATGTGTAGGCGGCGGAAGTAATTTTGGTGGAATAAGTTTTTCATTTTTAAGAGATAAGATTAATGGCAACAAAAAGAATTTGGAAGTAATAGCAGTTGAACCTTCATCTTGTCCAACACTTACTAAAGGAAAATTTGCATATGATTTTGGTGATGAAGCTGGTTTTACACCACTATTAAAAATGTACACACTTGGGCATAATTTCGTTCCCGCAAAAATTCACGCCGGAGGATTACGCTATCACGGCGCATCACCAATCGTTTCTCACTTATTAGATCTTGGATTGATTAAAGCTGAATCTTATTACCAGAAAGAAGTTTTTGAAGCCGCAAAAATATTTGCACAGGAAGAAGGAATTGTTCCTGCACCAGAAAGTGCACATGCGCTTAAATCAGCCATTGAATATGCAAAGAGATGTAAAGAAAGTGGTGATAAAAAAACTATCCTGTTTAATATGTCGGGTCACGGACTACTGGATCTTGGCGCTTACGATGCATTCTTAAGAAATGATTTGGAAGATCATGAAATGACCGATGAAGAGATTGCAGGAAATTTGAAAGATTTGCCGCAAGTTGCTGTCTAAATTATTAAAAATGCCATGTCTTTTTGATGTGGCATTTCCCTTTTCTTTAGCGCAATAAAATCATTTTTTTTGTTTGAATAAAATCTCCTGCTTTTAGCTGACAAAAATAAATCCCACTTGGTAAATTGGAAGCATTAAACTCAACTTCATAAACTCCAGCTTGCTTTGCTTCGTTAACAAGAGTTTCTACCTTTCTTCCAAGTATATCATAAACCTTCAAACTCACAAATCCCAATTTCGTATTCCGAAATTTGATTGAGGTAGTTGGATTAAATGGATTTGGATAATTCTGCGATAAACTAAACTGATCAGGAATTGTCCCAGTATTTTCTTGAACATTCGTTATAATTCCAAACCACTTTAGAGCCTGTACCTGTGGAGCAGTTTCACTGAAACCGTACCAGTACTTAACTGGACTTGAACTTATTGAAAGCGGATCGTACGATAAGAATGCGATTCTATTGCCTGCTGTTAATATTCGATGCGAGGCGCAGGGAACTATTTCAACTTTTGATTTTCCTTCTATTCCTCTTGTTTCTACTTTCATATCAGCTTGTACATCCGGTAAAATTTCATAACCGTCAATCCAGTTTTCATAATTAGAAATTCTTTCTGGGTCGCAGATCATTGAATCGGTTGGTTGAGAATTAAATAAAGAATACAAAGGTCCGCCTAATAATAAACCTTGCTGTGGAAAAACTCTTGATGGTATTTTTTGACCAGAATTATCTGCATAACTTACATCATTAAAGGAATGAGTAATACCAAGTATGTCATATTCAAATGATCCTTCGGAAAAGGTTGAATCCTGAAAGCCATATCTTGCACCTAACCACTCCTGTCCTGCCAGAAAATAATTATGATTTGAGTTTACTTTTAGCCATGGAACAATTACAGAGTCATTGTAATATCCGGAAGTTGAAGGAACAATTTCCAAGATGTTGTCATAATAATTTACCAACTCAGTAGTAAGTGGTCCGTAACACCAAATATCGTGATCAAATTGGCGCGGAGTAAAATTAACAAAATCATCGTTACCGAAATATTTTTTACTAATAAAATAATCTGAGAAGAAACTTCCAGGATTATCAAAGACAAGCAAAGTGTTTACATTAGGTGTTGGAGCAAAAATTAGGTACGTCCAAAAAACAGATCTTGCAAAATTTCCATTATCAAATAATCCCTTAATCCAGTAAGTAACTTTAGTATTTGGTGGTTGTCCTGGCAATTTTGCTTTCCAGGTATACTCGCTATCCATTGTCATTGGAATTTCAATCCATTTGTTATTATCATTAATTGAATAGATTAAATACACAGTTTTAATTGTATCTGAGCATCCCCAAAAAACTTTGACAGTAACTTCTCTTGGTTCTGTTGAAAGAGTAGATGGTAAACGAGTAAAATGATTTACATCTGGTGGTTCACAGCCGGTTATATCTATTGCCAAAGCAATATCAAAAGTATATGGTTCAGACCACCAACCCCAAGTGGTAGTGTCTGGATGACCGGGTGAAGATTTTTTTCCGTTAGCATAGAATTTAAATCCATTATAACCAGCATCCTTTGAGGAATATACACCAATCTTCATTGTATCTAAAAACCAATATATATTTCGTAAAAAGATTCCAAAGATATCTCCAGTTTTTAATTTAGGTTCATAACCCATCCATCCGGTAGTATACCAATCATAGGTTTTCTCATTGCCATCATTATGGACCGAAAAAGGTATTTGATCTAACTCCCATAATAGATCACCACAAAAGTACTCCCTGTTATTAAATGGTATCCAAGTTTTTGGTTCGGATGCCTCTTCCAAAAATGGGTTAATATCATTAAATCCATTTCCCTTTGAAATAAAGTAACCCCACCTTTCTGTATCTGCAGAAATAATTTCGTCTTTAGTAAGATTCAATTTATATATTTTAATTTCTAGCATATTGAATTCTTCTATACTAGAGCAGTTAAAACCAATTTTTTTTATTATGAAGTTAGCAGGTGCCTGGAACCATTGCATTATTACATCCTGCCCAGCAAATTTGAAATCAGTATTAAAATTACCGCCAAAACTTCGATAAGATATTGTATCAGTAAATCCAGCAGGTTGTTTCACTTCACTACTTTTATCTTTTAAGATTTTTTGTGTAGATAGTTTGCTGAGTTGACCATTTGGTTTAAGGATAAATCTTTGCTGTGGAAAAGTTGAACTAATCAGAATGAAAAAGATTATGAATATTATTTTTTTTGAAGGCATCCCGATCCTCATCAATATTCTGACTTCAAAATACTCATCTTCTTTATTAAAGTAAATTTTAAATAAAATTTC
Protein-coding regions in this window:
- a CDS encoding TrpB-like pyridoxal phosphate-dependent enzyme; its protein translation is MRDNKFTLHVKEMPDHWYNILPDLPVPLAPPIHPGTKQPINPEDLSAIFPMELIKQEMSPERFIEIPDEVLDIYSLSRPTPVIRAYRLEKYLDTPAKIYFKYEGANSSGSHKLNTSIAQAYYNKKAGIKKLVTETGAGQWGSALSMACNHFDLGCQVFMVKVSFQQKPYRKSLMQLYGAEVIPSPSVLTNAGRNVLAQFPDSPGSLGIAISEAVEIAGQREDTNYSLGSVLNHVLLHQTIIGEEAKLQMEMADDYPDVVIGCVGGGSNFGGISFSFLRDKINGNKKNLEVIAVEPSSCPTLTKGKFAYDFGDEAGFTPLLKMYTLGHNFVPAKIHAGGLRYHGASPIVSHLLDLGLIKAESYYQKEVFEAAKIFAQEEGIVPAPESAHALKSAIEYAKRCKESGDKKTILFNMSGHGLLDLGAYDAFLRNDLEDHEMTDEEIAGNLKDLPQVAV
- a CDS encoding T9SS type A sorting domain-containing protein translates to MPSKKIIFIIFFILISSTFPQQRFILKPNGQLSKLSTQKILKDKSSEVKQPAGFTDTISYRSFGGNFNTDFKFAGQDVIMQWFQAPANFIIKKIGFNCSSIEEFNMLEIKIYKLNLTKDEIISADTERWGYFISKGNGFNDINPFLEEASEPKTWIPFNNREYFCGDLLWELDQIPFSVHNDGNEKTYDWYTTGWMGYEPKLKTGDIFGIFLRNIYWFLDTMKIGVYSSKDAGYNGFKFYANGKKSSPGHPDTTTWGWWSEPYTFDIALAIDITGCEPPDVNHFTRLPSTLSTEPREVTVKVFWGCSDTIKTVYLIYSINDNNKWIEIPMTMDSEYTWKAKLPGQPPNTKVTYWIKGLFDNGNFARSVFWTYLIFAPTPNVNTLLVFDNPGSFFSDYFISKKYFGNDDFVNFTPRQFDHDIWCYGPLTTELVNYYDNILEIVPSTSGYYNDSVIVPWLKVNSNHNYFLAGQEWLGARYGFQDSTFSEGSFEYDILGITHSFNDVSYADNSGQKIPSRVFPQQGLLLGGPLYSLFNSQPTDSMICDPERISNYENWIDGYEILPDVQADMKVETRGIEGKSKVEIVPCASHRILTAGNRIAFLSYDPLSISSSPVKYWYGFSETAPQVQALKWFGIITNVQENTGTIPDQFSLSQNYPNPFNPTTSIKFRNTKLGFVSLKVYDILGRKVETLVNEAKQAGVYEVEFNASNLPSGIYFCQLKAGDFIQTKKMILLR